GAGGTGCGGCGCTGCGCCAAGCTCGGGCTTCGCGGCGGCGACCTCGCCTTCAAGCGCATGGGGCTGCCCATCTATCACCGGGACTGGTACGCCCTCTGGGAGGCGGCGGCGGAGTGCAATTTCCCCATCTCCTTCCACTCCACCGGCTTCAAAGGTCTCCGCACGCCCGACACGCCCGCGATGGAGAAGGAGTACATGGTGCAGTGGCGGTTGGTGCGCTCGGCGCTCTTCCAGCTCGACACCATGGAGGTGCTGGTGTCGATCATCGCCTCCGGCGCCTGCGAGGCCTATCCGAACTTCAAGTTCGTGCTCGGCGAGTCGGGCGTGACCTGGCTTCCCTACGTCTTCGACCGGCTCGACACCGAGTACGAGGACCGCGCGCGCCAGCTCGGCTTCAAGCTCAAGCCGAGCGACTACTTCCGGCGTCAGGGGTTCGTCACCTATCAGCAGGACCAGTACCTCGAGCCGATCGTGCCGCTGATCGGCGAGGACAACATCATCTGGGGCGCCGACTACCCGCACCCCGATTGTCTGTGGCCGAACTCGCACACCATCCTCGGGAAAAACCTCGCCGGATTCTCCGACAAGGTTCGCCGCAAGATCACCCACGACAACGTGGCCAGGCTCTACAACCTGTAGGAAGAGAGAGGAACCGTCCCATGCCGGCGTCCACGCTCGAGATTCCCTCGCTGAAGGGCAAAGTGTCTGCGGAAGAATGGGCGGTACGCGTCGACCTCGCCGCCGCCTACCGTCTGGTGTCGCGCTACGGGTGGGAGGACCTCGTGTTCACCCACATCTCGGCGCGCGTGCCCGGCACCGAGGACCAGTTCCTGATCAACCCTTACGGCATCTTCTTCGACGAGATCACCGCCTCCAGCCTGGTGAAGATCGACCAGCAGGGTAAGAAGGTGGACGGCTCGCCCTTCCCGGTGAACGAGGCGGGCTTCGTCATCCACAGCGCCATCCATGCCGCGCGGCACGACGCCAAGTGCGTGCTCCACACGCATACGCTCAACGGGGTCGCCGTCTCGGCCCAGCGCGCGGGGCTCCTGCCCATCTCCCAGCACTCGATGTTCGTCCTGCGTAGCCTCGGCTATCACGACTTTGAGGGCCCTGCGCTCGACGACGCGGAGAAGCCGCGCCTCGTCGCCGACCTGGGGGACAACACCTCGCTCATCCTGCGCAACCACGGCCTTCTCACCGTGGGGGCGACGGTCGCGGACGCGTTCGTCGCGATGTACTACCTGGAGGCCTCCTGCGCCATTCAGGTGCGCGCCCAGAGCGGTGGTGAGCTGATCCCGGTGCCCAAGGAAGTGATGGACGAAGGCTATGCGCGCGTGTCGGCCGTGCAGCGTCCCCGCGGCGGCCAGGGCGCCCTCGTGTGGCCGGGGCTGCTGCGGCGGCTCGACCGCGCTGATACGTCCTACCGCGATTAGAGGACGAGCACCTCGCTGCCTAGCGGCGCTGGGCGGCGAGGTGCTCCAGCAGTAGCCGCGTCACCGCTGCGGGCGCCTGGTCCGTGGCGAAGTGTCCCACCCCCGGCAACACCTCGAAGCGATACAACCCCGTCACGTACTCGGCCGTCCAGCGCGCGGCGCTCGGGCCCACCGTCGAATCGGCGTCGCCCCAGATGTAGAGCGTGGGCACCGTGACGGGGCCCACCTCGGTGGTGGTGAGCGCACCCGCCGCGCGATACCACGCCAGCGCCGATTCCAGCGCAGGGTGGGTGCCGAGCACGGAGTAGTAGTCGGCGATGGACGCCTCGCCCACGCCGTTGTCGGCGAGGTTGCGCTTGAAGCGCTGCCCGTCATGTTCGAGAAGCGCGTCCGCCGTCTTCGGGTCGTGGAACGCCTTGTGGTGGCGCGAGCGGTGCTGCTGCTCGTCGGCGTTCTCGCGAAAGGCGCGCCGGAAGGCCGCGGGATGCGGACGCGACAGCACCGTGAGGGACGCGATGCGCTGCGGATAGCGATGCGCCGTCGCCCACGCCACGTGGCCGCCCCAGTCGTGCCCGACCAGATGAAAGGGCTTATCGCGGTGGCCTTCGGCGGCTGCGAGATCCAGGACGTCGGCGACCAGCCGGTCCACGGAGTACGCCGCGAGGTTCGCGGCGGGGTCGGGACGTACGCCGGGCGAATAGCCGCGCTGATCCGGCGCGACGGCGCGATAGCCAGCGGCGCCCAGCGCGGGCACCTGCTCGCGCCAGGAGTGCCGCGACTGAGGGAAGCCGTGGAGGAGCAGCACGAGCGGCGCGCCCGCGGGCCCGGCGACATCTGCGGTGAAGCGGCCTTCGGGTGTGGCGATGGCGGTGGTCGTGACCCCGGCGGGCATCGCGCAGCGATGCTATCATGTCACCCATGAGCGAACAGGCGATCCGCGTAGGATTCATCGGGGCAGGTGCCAACACGAAGCTCCATCACATCCCCAAGCTCCGCGCCCAGCCGGGCGTGGTCCTCGTCGGCGTCGCCAATCGCAGCAAGGCGTCGGGCGAGAAGGTCGC
This portion of the Candidatus Methylomirabilota bacterium genome encodes:
- a CDS encoding amidohydrolase family protein, with product MTDRLISGDNHIDLTYCPPDLWSSQAPAKWKLLVPRVEELEDGCHWFVDAIDRGMWNGVGPGFLPYTKGVFAHIDEMKDVGFEWSYQRGAKPRPTTPELRLADLDRDGVDKEIIYGCLMINDLIADGAQRAWANSIYNTWAADFARASDPSRVFPLAIIPNNDPKDAAAEVRRCAKLGLRGGDLAFKRMGLPIYHRDWYALWEAAAECNFPISFHSTGFKGLRTPDTPAMEKEYMVQWRLVRSALFQLDTMEVLVSIIASGACEAYPNFKFVLGESGVTWLPYVFDRLDTEYEDRARQLGFKLKPSDYFRRQGFVTYQQDQYLEPIVPLIGEDNIIWGADYPHPDCLWPNSHTILGKNLAGFSDKVRRKITHDNVARLYNL
- a CDS encoding class II aldolase/adducin family protein; the encoded protein is MPASTLEIPSLKGKVSAEEWAVRVDLAAAYRLVSRYGWEDLVFTHISARVPGTEDQFLINPYGIFFDEITASSLVKIDQQGKKVDGSPFPVNEAGFVIHSAIHAARHDAKCVLHTHTLNGVAVSAQRAGLLPISQHSMFVLRSLGYHDFEGPALDDAEKPRLVADLGDNTSLILRNHGLLTVGATVADAFVAMYYLEASCAIQVRAQSGGELIPVPKEVMDEGYARVSAVQRPRGGQGALVWPGLLRRLDRADTSYRD
- a CDS encoding alpha/beta hydrolase, producing the protein MPAGVTTTAIATPEGRFTADVAGPAGAPLVLLLHGFPQSRHSWREQVPALGAAGYRAVAPDQRGYSPGVRPDPAANLAAYSVDRLVADVLDLAAAEGHRDKPFHLVGHDWGGHVAWATAHRYPQRIASLTVLSRPHPAAFRRAFRENADEQQHRSRHHKAFHDPKTADALLEHDGQRFKRNLADNGVGEASIADYYSVLGTHPALESALAWYRAAGALTTTEVGPVTVPTLYIWGDADSTVGPSAARWTAEYVTGLYRFEVLPGVGHFATDQAPAAVTRLLLEHLAAQRR